In one Desulfoferula mesophila genomic region, the following are encoded:
- a CDS encoding TonB-dependent receptor plug domain-containing protein, producing the protein MRKSLIMMAGLALLAAQAAPAWAAEAASQEDGKTEAIKQSEMVVTATTTEENINKVPSTTFVVTDQEITEKAQWSLPDALRDVPGLYIRSNGPFGGVTSLSMRGTQSGQTMLMLDGVRLGDPISTNGSYDMANLLTGGISQVEVVQGPQSTLYGSDAMAGVVNIITKRGQGAPTGWASAGYGSYNTWQGTAGTQGQIDRFNFMLSGGGISTDGVSKAKSGSEDDPYNAYQFNGRFGFDINDNTEVYFIGYYNKADTDYDGWVNGQFVDTPDSMTTEAYTGILGLTNSPVSWWNQKLTFSYGSVDNDYSDDSTYKSYITTAQWLNNLLYKDINTLTLGVNWQREQGEYSTVWDSLPEQSMDTLSFYLQDQLKVLEGLYLLGGVRNDDYEHFDNKTTWRVGASYTIAVSDTTFKGTYGTGFKAPSLYQLYSPYGDQDLSPETSKGWDLGVVQMLWNKRIELGLTYFNIQTDDLINFDMNTWTYQNLDQVKSQGVEFYARANLLSWLSADFSWTYTDAQDEATGKELAYDPRDKGTLGVRLPLMGDRLNIRVWALYVGNRYADAANTTELDPYVTVNAAATYKITNWLSVYGNVVNLTDEDYVEIQDYTTLGLSGFIGLRADF; encoded by the coding sequence ATGAGGAAATCGCTGATTATGATGGCGGGGCTGGCCTTGCTGGCAGCCCAGGCCGCGCCTGCTTGGGCCGCGGAAGCCGCTTCCCAGGAGGACGGCAAGACCGAGGCGATCAAGCAGAGCGAGATGGTGGTAACCGCCACCACCACCGAGGAGAACATCAACAAGGTTCCCTCCACCACTTTCGTGGTTACCGACCAGGAAATCACCGAAAAGGCCCAGTGGAGCCTGCCCGACGCCCTGCGCGACGTGCCCGGCCTCTACATCCGCAGCAACGGCCCCTTTGGCGGGGTCACCAGCCTGAGCATGCGCGGCACCCAGTCCGGGCAGACCATGCTCATGCTCGACGGCGTGCGCCTGGGCGACCCCATCAGCACCAACGGCTCCTATGACATGGCCAACCTGCTCACCGGCGGCATCTCCCAGGTGGAGGTGGTGCAGGGCCCGCAATCCACCCTGTACGGCTCCGACGCCATGGCCGGCGTGGTCAACATCATCACCAAGCGCGGCCAGGGCGCGCCTACCGGCTGGGCCTCGGCCGGTTACGGCTCCTACAACACCTGGCAGGGTACCGCGGGCACCCAGGGTCAGATCGACCGCTTCAATTTCATGCTCAGCGGCGGGGGCATCAGCACCGACGGCGTCTCCAAGGCCAAAAGCGGCAGCGAGGACGACCCCTACAACGCCTATCAGTTCAACGGGCGCTTCGGCTTCGACATCAACGACAACACCGAGGTCTACTTCATCGGCTATTACAACAAGGCCGACACCGACTACGACGGCTGGGTCAACGGACAATTCGTCGATACCCCGGACAGCATGACCACCGAGGCCTACACCGGCATCCTGGGCTTGACCAACTCGCCCGTCTCTTGGTGGAACCAGAAGCTGACCTTCTCCTATGGTTCGGTGGACAACGACTACAGCGACGACTCCACCTACAAGTCCTATATCACCACCGCCCAGTGGCTGAACAACCTGCTCTACAAGGACATCAACACCTTGACCCTGGGAGTGAACTGGCAGCGGGAGCAGGGCGAGTACAGCACGGTTTGGGACAGCCTGCCCGAGCAGTCGATGGACACCCTGAGCTTCTACCTGCAAGACCAGCTGAAGGTGCTGGAAGGCCTGTACCTGTTGGGCGGGGTGCGTAACGACGACTACGAACACTTCGACAACAAAACCACCTGGCGGGTAGGCGCCTCCTACACCATCGCGGTCAGCGATACCACCTTCAAGGGGACCTACGGCACCGGTTTCAAGGCCCCCAGCCTATACCAGCTCTACAGCCCCTACGGCGACCAGGACCTGAGCCCGGAGACCAGCAAGGGCTGGGACCTGGGCGTGGTGCAGATGCTGTGGAACAAGCGCATCGAGCTGGGGCTGACCTACTTCAACATCCAGACCGACGACCTGATCAACTTTGACATGAACACCTGGACCTATCAGAACCTGGACCAGGTGAAAAGCCAGGGCGTGGAGTTCTACGCCAGGGCCAACCTGCTGTCCTGGCTGTCGGCGGACTTCTCCTGGACCTATACCGACGCCCAGGACGAGGCCACCGGCAAGGAGCTGGCCTACGATCCCCGGGACAAGGGAACCCTGGGCGTGCGCTTGCCGCTCATGGGCGACCGCCTCAACATCAGGGTATGGGCCTTGTACGTGGGCAACCGCTACGCCGACGCGGCCAACACCACCGAGTTGGACCCCTACGTCACCGTCAACGCAGCGGCCACCTACAAGATCACCAATTGGCTCAGCGTGTACGGCAACGTGGTCAACTTGACCGACGAGGACTACGTGGAGATCCAAGACTACACTACCCTGGGCCTCAGCGGCTTTATCGGCCTGCGCGCCGACTTCTAG
- a CDS encoding prenyltransferase/squalene oxidase repeat-containing protein — MAIQIADGLRKKISSRAAASGGFAPLGGRPPRPDCTAWAILALASMGEPRNDLLPARRFLAACQAPDGSVPFSPEQPSAWWPTALAVLAWSGAPEFSQAQAKAVAFLLGHAGHHYKRKPDSPLGHDTDLQGWPWVANTHAWVEPTAMAVVALRATGHGDHPRVAEAVRLLVDRQLSHGGWNSGNTLAFGVELRPMPDATGMALASLPGLVPRVDLQNSLDYLSSGLRQSLTPLSFAWSLLGLSAWSVPAPDVTADVGRILSRQAKLGEYDTSEFSQLLMANQARRGMLDLAMTLQREGA; from the coding sequence ATGGCCATTCAAATAGCCGACGGCTTGCGAAAAAAGATAAGCTCCCGCGCCGCCGCCTCCGGAGGCTTTGCGCCCCTGGGGGGCAGGCCCCCCCGGCCCGACTGCACCGCCTGGGCCATACTGGCCTTGGCATCGATGGGAGAGCCGCGAAACGATCTGCTCCCGGCAAGGCGGTTTTTGGCCGCTTGCCAGGCGCCCGACGGGTCGGTGCCTTTCTCCCCGGAGCAACCCTCGGCCTGGTGGCCCACCGCCCTGGCGGTCCTGGCTTGGTCGGGCGCCCCGGAATTCAGCCAGGCCCAGGCAAAGGCCGTGGCGTTCTTGCTGGGGCACGCGGGACATCATTATAAAAGGAAACCTGACAGCCCTCTGGGGCACGACACCGATCTGCAAGGCTGGCCCTGGGTGGCTAATACCCATGCCTGGGTGGAACCCACCGCGATGGCCGTGGTCGCCCTAAGGGCCACGGGGCATGGCGACCACCCGCGGGTGGCCGAGGCCGTGCGCCTGCTGGTGGACCGCCAATTAAGTCACGGCGGCTGGAATTCCGGCAATACGCTGGCATTCGGGGTGGAACTGAGACCCATGCCCGACGCAACCGGCATGGCCCTGGCCTCGCTGCCGGGGCTGGTTCCCCGGGTCGATCTGCAAAACAGCCTGGATTACCTCTCCTCCGGGTTGCGGCAAAGCCTTACCCCTCTCTCCTTCGCCTGGAGCCTGTTGGGGCTAAGCGCCTGGAGCGTGCCGGCGCCGGATGTCACCGCGGACGTGGGGAGGATATTGAGTCGGCAGGCCAAGCTGGGGGAATACGACACTTCAGAGTTCAGCCAATTGCTGATGGCTAACCAGGCGCGCCGGGGCATGCTGGACTTGGCGATGACCCTGCAAAGGGAGGGTGCATGA
- a CDS encoding DUF362 domain-containing protein, which produces MKQKTPKKYSRRDVLALGMGAGVALGGMSFGAWRLATFWERSTEVFIAKANDYSGELSKTIEAGLRELGVGEAQIRGKSLLLKPNLVETWPNVHHVCTNPAVVWAAAETFWRLGASRVMVGEGPGHCTDTVRTLDQSGMSEIIDVRKLPFVDLNRYELFTLPNQGGFSDLASLIFPATLREVDIVVSMAKMKTHHWAGVTLSMKNLFGLMPGSVYGWPKNLLHYAGIANAILDINSTFKPQLAIVDGIVGMEGDGPIMGTPKKAGVLVMGSNLPAVDATCARIMGLDPLKVEYLALASGRLGAVRERNIAQRGETIKSVMTPFELKDYIPAHQNLRLKPRPA; this is translated from the coding sequence ATGAAACAAAAGACGCCCAAGAAATATTCGCGCCGGGACGTGCTGGCCCTGGGCATGGGGGCGGGCGTGGCCTTGGGCGGCATGAGCTTCGGCGCCTGGCGCTTGGCCACCTTTTGGGAGCGATCCACCGAGGTGTTCATCGCAAAAGCCAACGATTACAGCGGCGAGCTAAGCAAAACCATCGAAGCCGGGCTGCGTGAGCTGGGCGTGGGGGAGGCGCAGATCAGGGGCAAGAGCCTGCTGCTCAAACCGAACCTGGTGGAGACCTGGCCCAACGTGCACCATGTCTGCACCAATCCCGCCGTGGTCTGGGCGGCGGCGGAAACCTTCTGGCGCCTGGGGGCCTCCCGGGTGATGGTGGGGGAGGGGCCCGGCCACTGCACCGATACCGTGCGCACCCTCGACCAGAGCGGCATGAGCGAAATCATCGACGTCAGAAAGTTGCCCTTTGTGGACCTGAACCGGTACGAGTTGTTCACCTTGCCCAACCAGGGCGGCTTCAGCGATCTGGCCAGCTTGATCTTTCCCGCCACCCTGCGCGAGGTGGACATCGTGGTTTCCATGGCCAAGATGAAAACCCATCATTGGGCCGGAGTGACCCTGTCCATGAAAAACCTTTTCGGCCTAATGCCCGGCAGCGTCTACGGATGGCCCAAGAACCTGTTGCATTACGCCGGGATAGCCAACGCCATCCTGGACATCAACTCCACCTTCAAACCACAGTTGGCCATCGTGGACGGTATCGTGGGCATGGAAGGCGACGGGCCCATCATGGGCACCCCCAAGAAGGCCGGGGTTCTGGTCATGGGCAGCAACCTGCCCGCGGTGGACGCCACCTGCGCCCGCATCATGGGTCTGGACCCCCTGAAAGTGGAATACCTGGCCTTGGCCTCGGGCCGCCTGGGCGCGGTGCGGGAGAGAAACATTGCCCAGCGCGGCGAAACCATTAAAAGCGTGATGACGCCCTTTGAACTCAAGGATTACATCCCAGCCCACCAAAACCTGCGGTTGAAACCACGGCCGGCGTGA
- a CDS encoding SDR family NAD(P)-dependent oxidoreductase, whose product MAEFKRIFIVGATSAIAEHCARLWVQKAPVEITLIGRDQARLERVAQDLLVRGPQVRAHAVTADFLSADAIEKIVQDTVGDGAVDLVLIAHGILPDQQACQDDLGACRQALEITAVSPALFAEAFAKRMARAGTGTLGIISSVAGDRGRKSNYVYGAAKGLLTRYAQGMQHRFAGSGVKVVLIKPGPTDTPMTAKFKDQGTKLIPVEVAAAQIVSGMEKGSPVVYVTGIWQIIMLVIRHLPRFIFNKMDL is encoded by the coding sequence GTGGCTGAGTTCAAACGAATTTTTATCGTCGGGGCAACTTCGGCCATCGCCGAACATTGCGCCCGCTTGTGGGTCCAAAAGGCTCCAGTGGAAATCACTTTGATCGGACGGGATCAGGCCCGTCTGGAAAGGGTGGCCCAAGACCTGCTGGTGCGGGGCCCCCAGGTCAGGGCGCACGCGGTGACCGCTGACTTCCTTTCGGCCGACGCAATTGAAAAGATCGTGCAAGACACGGTCGGCGACGGAGCGGTGGACTTGGTGCTCATAGCCCACGGTATCTTGCCGGATCAGCAGGCGTGCCAGGACGATCTGGGGGCATGCCGCCAGGCCTTGGAGATAACCGCCGTCTCACCCGCCCTTTTCGCCGAGGCTTTTGCCAAGCGCATGGCCCGCGCCGGCACCGGAACCCTGGGGATCATCAGCTCGGTGGCCGGGGATCGCGGGAGAAAATCCAACTACGTTTACGGCGCGGCCAAGGGGCTGCTCACCCGCTATGCCCAAGGGATGCAGCACCGCTTCGCCGGTAGCGGCGTGAAGGTGGTACTGATCAAACCAGGCCCCACCGACACGCCCATGACCGCCAAATTCAAAGATCAGGGGACGAAGCTGATACCCGTGGAAGTCGCCGCGGCGCAAATCGTCTCCGGCATGGAAAAGGGTAGCCCGGTGGTCTACGTCACCGGAATATGGCAAATCATCATGCTGGTGATACGCCATCTACCCCGTTTCATTTTCAATAAGATGGATCTTTGA
- a CDS encoding FAD-binding oxidoreductase, with amino-acid sequence MALVSSWGRLGHWEHEVLALTDREQAGGQISLRRPGLAYGLGRSYGDVCLNPGGWLWRTAALDRFISFDPNTGILVCEAGVLLRDIQRLFIPRSWMLPVTPGTLLVTVGGAIANDVHGKNHHVRGTFGEYVRRLTLVRTDGEIIECGPDLKADWFAATVGGLGLTGLILTAELQLHPTTGPWIDCETIPYYSLSDFFDLSSASEAGWEYTMSWFDCLRGDSGRGIFFRGNPAEAGTRPEPKTRERAVPLTPPCSLVNRLTLRLFNDLYFNVNKRRNRRGLVHYQPFFYPLDHLQEWNRIYGPRGFFQYQSVVPPEHSREAVQAMLGEISSSGEGSFLAVLKSFGDRPPAGMLSFPRAGVTLALDFPNRGEGTLKLFQRLDAIVAQAGGRLYPAKDARMPPALFRQGYPRLGEFSSYRDPGISSALARRLMES; translated from the coding sequence ATGGCGCTAGTCTCTTCGTGGGGTCGTTTGGGCCACTGGGAACATGAGGTGTTGGCACTTACCGACCGCGAACAGGCTGGCGGACAGATAAGTCTTAGGCGTCCGGGCCTGGCCTATGGTTTGGGTCGCAGCTACGGCGACGTCTGCCTCAACCCGGGTGGATGGCTGTGGAGAACGGCGGCGCTAGACCGTTTCATCAGCTTCGACCCCAACACCGGCATACTGGTTTGCGAAGCAGGGGTGCTTTTGCGCGACATTCAGCGGCTTTTCATTCCCCGCAGCTGGATGCTTCCGGTGACCCCGGGAACCCTGCTGGTGACCGTGGGGGGTGCCATAGCCAACGACGTGCACGGCAAAAACCACCACGTGCGAGGCACCTTCGGTGAATATGTGCGGCGCCTTACCCTGGTCCGCACCGACGGCGAGATTATCGAGTGCGGGCCAGATCTAAAGGCCGATTGGTTCGCCGCCACGGTGGGCGGTTTGGGACTCACCGGGCTTATCCTCACGGCCGAGCTTCAACTACACCCCACGACCGGCCCCTGGATCGACTGCGAAACGATTCCGTACTACAGCTTGTCGGACTTTTTCGACCTTTCCAGCGCCTCGGAGGCTGGCTGGGAATACACCATGTCCTGGTTCGACTGCCTGCGCGGCGATTCGGGGAGGGGCATATTTTTCCGGGGCAATCCGGCGGAGGCCGGTACTCGGCCCGAGCCCAAAACGCGAGAGCGGGCCGTGCCCCTCACTCCGCCTTGCTCCCTGGTCAACCGGCTGACCCTTAGACTCTTCAATGATCTCTACTTCAACGTAAACAAGCGCCGGAACCGGCGCGGCCTGGTGCACTACCAGCCATTTTTTTATCCGCTGGACCACCTGCAGGAATGGAACCGGATCTACGGCCCCCGGGGATTTTTCCAATATCAAAGCGTGGTCCCGCCCGAGCATTCCCGAGAGGCGGTGCAAGCCATGCTCGGCGAAATCAGCTCGTCGGGCGAGGGGTCCTTCCTGGCGGTGCTGAAAAGTTTTGGGGATCGTCCGCCGGCCGGCATGTTGAGCTTCCCCCGCGCCGGAGTGACCCTGGCCTTGGATTTCCCCAACCGGGGAGAAGGCACCCTAAAGCTTTTCCAGCGTCTCGACGCCATCGTCGCCCAGGCCGGCGGCCGCTTGTATCCGGCCAAGGACGCCCGCATGCCGCCGGCCTTGTTTAGACAAGGCTACCCCCGCCTGGGCGAGTTCAGTTCCTATCGCGATCCGGGGATAAGTTCCGCCTTGGCCAGGCGCCTAATGGAGAGTTGA
- a CDS encoding UbiA family prenyltransferase — MSEIPLAVDLDGTLVRTDTLYESLLKALYAHPLKIFVILFWILKGKAAFKNHLAQQASLGPDSLPYNRQLLAWLEQQRHAGRTIILCTASNQTVADSIAQHLGIFDQVIASDGRRNLKGANKARTLCQLYGQNGFDYVGDCRADLPVWRTARHAIVVTHDQSLINEVKACCEVEKIFSYPKPRPSAWADLLRVKLWPKNLLLFVPLLAAHQFMALTNWLHLFLALVSFCLCSSCVYIVNDLLDLDSDRRHPRKRLRPFAAGGFPLWLGLALAPSLLLVSFAVAALVQGPFIYWLLFYFLLTCAYSWRLKRIVLVDCLTLSVLHTLRIVAGGAAAGVTLSFWLLALSIFLFLSLAFSKRYTELQTQLSNNETKAHGRGYFTDDSPIVLILGVASGFAAVLVLALYLNSEDVVRLYKSPQIVWGAVLVLLFWVNWVWIQAHRGNMHDDPLVFAMKDKVSLLSGALFALVMILGIWDWTWR; from the coding sequence ATGTCGGAAATTCCTTTGGCAGTCGATTTGGACGGAACCTTGGTCCGCACCGACACCCTATATGAATCATTATTAAAGGCTCTTTATGCGCATCCCCTAAAAATATTTGTAATTCTTTTCTGGATATTGAAGGGCAAGGCGGCGTTTAAAAATCACCTAGCCCAACAGGCATCCTTGGGCCCCGATTCACTGCCCTATAACCGCCAGCTTTTGGCTTGGCTCGAGCAACAGCGCCATGCGGGGCGAACCATTATCCTTTGCACCGCCTCCAACCAGACAGTTGCCGACTCCATCGCTCAACATTTGGGCATTTTCGATCAAGTTATCGCCAGCGATGGCCGGCGCAACCTAAAGGGCGCAAATAAGGCTCGCACACTCTGCCAACTCTATGGCCAAAACGGATTCGATTACGTGGGGGACTGCCGCGCCGACTTGCCGGTTTGGCGGACGGCTCGTCATGCCATAGTAGTGACCCACGACCAGAGCCTCATAAACGAGGTCAAGGCTTGCTGCGAGGTGGAAAAAATTTTTTCATATCCAAAGCCAAGGCCGAGCGCGTGGGCCGACTTGTTGCGGGTTAAGCTTTGGCCCAAAAACCTGTTACTTTTCGTGCCGCTGTTGGCAGCCCACCAGTTCATGGCCCTAACTAATTGGCTGCACTTGTTCCTGGCTTTAGTCTCTTTTTGCCTTTGTTCCTCTTGTGTATATATCGTTAATGATCTTTTGGACTTGGACAGCGATCGACGGCATCCGCGCAAACGCCTCAGGCCCTTTGCCGCCGGAGGGTTCCCCCTGTGGTTGGGTTTGGCATTGGCCCCGTCCCTTTTGCTGGTCTCCTTCGCGGTGGCAGCGCTGGTCCAAGGCCCCTTCATTTACTGGCTGTTGTTCTATTTTTTGCTGACCTGCGCCTACTCTTGGAGATTGAAGCGGATCGTCCTGGTCGACTGCTTGACCCTTTCGGTCTTGCACACTTTGCGCATCGTTGCCGGAGGGGCGGCGGCCGGGGTGACTCTTTCCTTCTGGCTGCTGGCCTTATCGATCTTTTTGTTCCTATCGCTGGCCTTCAGCAAACGTTACACCGAGCTGCAAACCCAACTGTCTAATAATGAAACCAAGGCCCACGGCCGCGGGTATTTCACCGATGACTCGCCGATAGTACTGATTTTGGGGGTCGCTTCCGGCTTCGCGGCGGTTTTGGTACTCGCGCTTTACCTCAACAGCGAGGACGTGGTCAGGCTTTATAAAAGCCCCCAGATAGTATGGGGCGCGGTTCTGGTTTTGCTCTTTTGGGTCAATTGGGTTTGGATACAGGCTCATAGAGGCAACATGCACGACGATCCGCTGGTTTTTGCCATGAAAGATAAGGTTAGCCTGCTTTCCGGGGCCCTTTTCGCCTTGGTCATGATCCTGGGAATATGGGACTGGACATGGCGCTAG
- a CDS encoding glycosyltransferase family 87 protein produces the protein MNRAPDKKIELPPQLNLVVKRRPQLRLILIGVIILYVVFYIQWIAGTEHHSPFKDFVAFYAAAEMVQQGRAEMAYDRPAIHEAEKRLAGFDCGIFPWYYPPTTLLLIAPLAWLPPLLAFAIWLLLPLSCLIIIIRRILPDSLTVLLVLATPVVFTNFVYGQNGYLSAALFAGGLLMLPRNSAIAGLLLVTLAYKPQLAFLVPLALLAGQNFKALAWWLAGLAGWILLSLMILGWASWQGFFEGIYYATNAIEAGAAKLPQMSTVSSAVLLAGGEPWLARVAQSVMMLLGAAVVVGVWRRREIPDDLKNAVLMVASILIAPHAFRYDLVLLIPALAWLCLAGLHTGWLPGEKIIYLIAISLSFFTTAVNELIHFTLDPIVIAIVLGYALYRCRLWAGGQEAQYSSARNIVR, from the coding sequence ATGAATAGAGCGCCGGACAAAAAGATTGAACTACCCCCACAATTAAACCTCGTGGTAAAACGCAGGCCCCAACTGAGGCTCATATTGATTGGGGTGATAATACTATACGTTGTATTCTACATTCAATGGATAGCCGGCACCGAACATCATTCCCCGTTCAAGGACTTTGTGGCTTTTTATGCTGCAGCCGAAATGGTGCAACAAGGCCGGGCCGAAATGGCCTACGATCGCCCTGCAATCCATGAGGCCGAGAAACGACTTGCGGGCTTTGATTGCGGTATTTTCCCTTGGTACTACCCGCCTACGACTTTGCTCCTGATAGCGCCACTCGCCTGGTTACCACCGCTGTTGGCCTTCGCCATCTGGCTGTTGTTGCCATTGTCGTGTCTCATAATCATTATCCGGCGAATTTTACCAGACTCCTTGACGGTGCTTTTGGTTTTGGCGACCCCGGTGGTTTTCACAAATTTTGTCTACGGCCAGAACGGTTATCTTTCTGCCGCGCTTTTCGCCGGCGGGCTCCTTATGCTCCCCAGGAACTCCGCCATAGCCGGTCTGCTGCTTGTCACCTTGGCCTATAAGCCTCAACTTGCCTTCCTGGTACCGCTGGCGCTCCTTGCGGGACAAAATTTCAAGGCCCTAGCCTGGTGGCTCGCAGGGCTGGCAGGCTGGATCCTACTCAGCTTGATGATCCTTGGATGGGCATCGTGGCAGGGCTTTTTCGAAGGCATCTATTACGCCACCAATGCGATCGAAGCCGGGGCGGCCAAGCTTCCACAGATGTCAACCGTATCATCGGCTGTGCTGCTGGCCGGGGGTGAACCCTGGCTAGCCCGGGTCGCCCAGTCGGTGATGATGCTTCTTGGAGCGGCAGTGGTGGTTGGCGTTTGGCGTCGTCGCGAAATACCTGACGACCTTAAAAACGCCGTGCTGATGGTTGCTTCCATCTTGATAGCGCCGCATGCCTTCCGCTATGATCTCGTCTTGCTCATCCCAGCGTTGGCCTGGCTGTGTCTGGCCGGCCTGCACACGGGCTGGCTGCCCGGCGAAAAGATCATCTATTTGATCGCGATCTCGCTCTCGTTTTTCACAACGGCGGTAAATGAGTTGATCCATTTCACGCTGGATCCGATTGTGATTGCAATAGTGCTTGGCTATGCTCTCTACCGTTGCCGGCTATGGGCCGGAGGGCAGGAAGCGCAATATTCTTCCGCCCGTAATATTGTTCGCTAA
- a CDS encoding Flp family type IVb pilin, whose amino-acid sequence MKVWKSLKSLVKDESGISSVEYALLLAFIGALIAAAAALLGSAVATRMNTAASQVGGTS is encoded by the coding sequence ATGAAAGTGTGGAAAAGCCTTAAGAGCCTGGTAAAGGACGAGAGCGGCATCAGCTCCGTGGAGTATGCTTTGCTGCTGGCCTTTATTGGTGCGCTCATCGCCGCGGCGGCGGCTCTGCTGGGTTCCGCGGTGGCTACCCGTATGAATACGGCCGCCAGTCAGGTCGGCGGCACCAGCTAG
- a CDS encoding A24 family peptidase, whose protein sequence is MEAQIITRPGPAAVLHDGPAAVDKTRAILQSDSSVNPPNDNLSNDYRIGAHVLVYNRELWAGLTPSQMILGVMFIPLVLVAYLGDPLVVAVTLSMIMASHDLFDRTIPNRLNLSAASLGMLIAWQTGGLPALGNSFLVACGALVALVVLYLFGFLGAGDVKALAALATFASGWQDAFVMLLLVTLFGGVQALIVALWEKWRQFTQQQLDKNRLLSEITGLAASSSMMLKWCMKTWGGRPASPLGLKTQLPYGVAIFGGTLIWAMIRGWS, encoded by the coding sequence ATGGAAGCCCAAATTATTACGCGGCCCGGTCCCGCTGCCGTATTGCACGATGGCCCTGCCGCGGTTGATAAAACCCGCGCGATCTTGCAGAGCGATTCTAGCGTGAATCCACCTAATGATAATCTGAGCAACGACTACCGCATCGGGGCTCATGTGCTCGTGTACAACCGGGAATTATGGGCAGGCCTAACTCCGAGCCAGATGATTCTCGGGGTAATGTTCATACCGCTGGTCTTGGTCGCATACCTTGGCGACCCCTTGGTGGTTGCCGTCACCCTAAGCATGATCATGGCCAGCCACGATCTTTTCGACCGGACGATCCCCAACCGACTCAATTTGTCCGCCGCGTCGTTGGGAATGCTAATCGCCTGGCAGACCGGCGGGTTGCCCGCCCTGGGCAATTCCTTCCTGGTCGCCTGCGGGGCTCTGGTCGCCTTGGTTGTCTTGTATCTTTTCGGATTTCTGGGCGCTGGGGATGTAAAGGCTCTGGCCGCGTTGGCTACTTTCGCGTCCGGCTGGCAAGACGCATTTGTAATGTTGTTGCTGGTTACCCTGTTTGGCGGGGTGCAGGCGCTCATCGTAGCTCTTTGGGAAAAGTGGCGTCAATTTACACAACAGCAGTTAGACAAAAATAGATTATTATCGGAAATTACCGGGTTGGCCGCCTCTTCTAGCATGATGTTAAAATGGTGCATGAAGACCTGGGGCGGAAGGCCAGCCAGTCCCCTGGGTTTAAAAACTCAATTGCCGTATGGTGTCGCCATCTTCGGCGGCACCCTGATCTGGGCAATGATAAGAGGTTGGTCATGA